One region of Streptococcus parasanguinis genomic DNA includes:
- a CDS encoding TetR/AcrR family transcriptional regulator gives MVRQRQTTTKSDLRNALSKLLLQQPFESITIRQLTETAGINRGTFYLHYVDKYDMFEQMKMDMMQELDSLFVEGSPVKVNFLNVLTAIKDNYDFIYALSQSCCSDFRKLVRSFTLHALDDTPHSKEHIISDFQVPYKYGLEIFIATIESVIVTWLESGAKEEPIEIGTIILSVCDFASWN, from the coding sequence ATGGTACGCCAAAGACAAACAACAACCAAGTCAGACTTACGAAATGCGCTCTCAAAACTCCTCTTGCAACAACCTTTTGAAAGCATCACTATTCGACAATTAACCGAAACAGCTGGCATCAATCGAGGGACCTTCTACTTGCACTATGTCGATAAATACGACATGTTTGAGCAAATGAAAATGGACATGATGCAAGAATTGGATAGCCTCTTCGTTGAGGGAAGCCCTGTCAAGGTGAACTTTCTCAATGTCTTGACTGCTATTAAAGACAATTATGATTTTATTTATGCATTGTCCCAATCCTGTTGCTCGGACTTCCGTAAATTGGTAAGAAGTTTTACTCTCCATGCACTAGACGATACTCCTCATTCTAAAGAACACATCATTTCAGACTTTCAAGTTCCATACAAGTATGGGCTAGAAATTTTCATCGCTACGATTGAATCTGTGATTGTGACCTGGTTAGAATCCGGTGCCAAGGAAGAGCCAATCGAAATCGGTACGATCATTCTTAGCGTCTGCGACTTTGCTAGCTGGAACTAA